From Kineosporia succinea, the proteins below share one genomic window:
- a CDS encoding quaternary amine ABC transporter ATP-binding protein, translated as MAAVTENSQDLTVTPGESTTTAGKPLISVRDLWMVFGPKAATVPNNEELCALSRRELMERTGNTIAVRDISFDVAPGEVFVVMGLSGSGKSTLVRCLTRLIEPTAGSVVFEGENLLEADAKRLRELRRHKFSMVFQNFGLLPHRRVVDNVAYGLEVRGAGRAERRERAAEVIELVGLAGYENSYPDELSGGMQQRVGLARALAVEPDLMLFDEPFSALDPLIRRDMQNEVIRLHRELGKTMVFITHDLSEALKLGDRILIMRDGKPVQIGTGDELVGAPADDYVRDFVSDVPKGDVLTLRWIMRPVTDADPADGPEVSPDTVIRDATRLVLSNHQPVRVVENGAVVGIVGHEEILAIVAGVR; from the coding sequence ATGGCCGCCGTCACCGAGAACAGCCAGGACCTGACCGTGACGCCCGGCGAAAGCACCACCACGGCCGGGAAACCGCTGATCTCGGTGCGCGACCTGTGGATGGTGTTCGGCCCCAAGGCCGCCACCGTACCGAACAACGAGGAGCTGTGCGCCCTTTCCCGTCGCGAGCTCATGGAGCGCACGGGTAACACCATTGCCGTGCGCGACATCTCGTTCGACGTGGCGCCCGGCGAGGTCTTCGTGGTGATGGGCCTGTCCGGGTCCGGTAAGTCCACGCTGGTGCGGTGTCTCACGCGTCTCATCGAACCCACCGCCGGTTCGGTCGTGTTCGAGGGCGAGAACCTGCTCGAGGCCGATGCGAAGCGCCTCCGTGAGCTCAGGCGTCACAAGTTCTCCATGGTGTTCCAGAACTTCGGCCTGCTGCCCCACCGGCGCGTCGTCGACAACGTGGCCTACGGCCTCGAGGTGCGCGGCGCCGGGCGGGCCGAGCGGCGTGAGCGAGCGGCCGAGGTGATCGAGCTGGTCGGCCTGGCCGGCTACGAGAACTCCTACCCCGACGAGCTCTCCGGCGGCATGCAGCAGCGCGTCGGCCTGGCCCGGGCCCTGGCCGTGGAGCCCGACCTGATGCTGTTCGACGAGCCGTTCTCGGCGCTCGACCCGCTGATCCGGCGCGACATGCAGAACGAGGTCATCCGGCTGCACCGCGAACTGGGCAAGACGATGGTGTTCATCACCCACGACCTGTCCGAGGCGCTGAAGCTCGGCGACCGCATCCTGATCATGCGCGACGGCAAGCCCGTGCAGATCGGCACCGGCGACGAACTCGTCGGGGCGCCGGCCGACGACTACGTGCGCGACTTCGTCTCCGACGTGCCCAAGGGCGACGTGCTCACCCTGCGCTGGATCATGCGCCCGGTCACCGACGCCGATCCGGCCGACGGCCCGGAGGTCAGCCCCGACACGGTGATCCGCGACGCGACCCGCCTGGTGCTGAGCAACCACCAGCCGGTGCGCGTGGTCGAGAACGGCGCAGTGGTCGGGATCGTCGGCCACGAGGAGATTCTCGCGATCGTGGCGGGCGTCCGGTGA
- a CDS encoding ABC transporter permease: protein MTVLPLSRAAVTKPGRGRIIAAVLVAFVVLAAVFRGRDTLGLVPSDTTALHRRLNDLNHWVSSNRNESPIFLYFFNEIRAFVDALTTLFQNLISQPGFGRPVPVIGWLGVVAIFALVALAFAGVRVALLLAVGFVFIGMQGLWEESMDTLALTLSAVLLALVIGIPLGIWAGLNDRASAVVTPVLDFLQTMPTFVYLAPFTLLFLIGPASATLVTLVYALPPAVRYTAHGIRSVPRSSVEASESLGSTSFQRLTGVLLPMSRRTIVLGLNQTIMAALSMATVAALIDAPGLGKTILKSLQTLDVGVSFNAGLAIVVMAILLDRLTTAISRSKTRRPSRLRLPVLAVSGVLTVFAVYLSRTYLWAAEFPTTLGATDINIGNDIARISGNAAEWVTLHFSDLTGQLKDSTTTLLIDPVQTLLVESPWWLVAALVLSLAFLLGDLRTTVISAFCVAGLIGSGLWQDSMTTLAATLIATAATMLLGVVFGVWMARSRRADLAIRPVLDALQVMPPFVYLVPFLALFAASRFTAILAAVLYAAPVAIKVVADGITAVSATTVEAATASGSSAGQIIWKVQLPMARQALVLAANQGICYVLAMIVVGGLVGAGALGYDVVAGFSQGELFGKGLTAGFAIVILGILLNRITQAAAERRRGA from the coding sequence GTGACCGTTCTCCCCCTTTCCCGGGCCGCCGTCACGAAACCCGGCCGGGGGCGCATCATCGCCGCCGTGCTGGTGGCGTTCGTGGTGCTGGCCGCCGTGTTCCGCGGCCGCGACACCCTCGGCCTGGTGCCGTCCGACACCACAGCCCTGCACCGCCGGCTCAACGACCTCAACCACTGGGTCTCGAGCAACCGCAACGAGAGCCCGATCTTCCTCTACTTCTTCAACGAGATCCGGGCGTTCGTCGACGCGCTGACCACGCTCTTCCAGAACCTCATCTCCCAGCCCGGTTTCGGCCGTCCGGTGCCGGTGATCGGCTGGCTCGGCGTGGTCGCGATCTTCGCGCTCGTCGCCCTGGCCTTCGCCGGAGTGCGCGTAGCCCTGCTGCTGGCCGTGGGTTTCGTGTTCATCGGCATGCAGGGCCTGTGGGAAGAGAGCATGGACACGCTCGCCCTGACCCTGAGCGCGGTGCTGCTGGCCCTGGTCATCGGCATCCCGCTGGGCATCTGGGCCGGGCTGAACGACCGGGCCAGTGCCGTGGTCACCCCGGTGCTCGACTTCCTGCAGACCATGCCCACGTTCGTCTACCTGGCGCCGTTCACCCTGCTCTTCCTGATCGGCCCGGCCTCGGCCACGCTGGTCACCCTGGTCTACGCGCTGCCGCCGGCCGTGCGCTACACCGCGCACGGCATCCGCTCGGTGCCGCGCAGCAGCGTCGAGGCCTCGGAGTCGCTGGGCTCCACCAGTTTCCAGCGCCTCACCGGGGTGCTGCTGCCGATGTCCCGGCGCACGATCGTGCTCGGGCTGAACCAGACCATCATGGCCGCGCTCTCGATGGCCACGGTCGCCGCGCTGATCGACGCGCCCGGGCTGGGCAAGACCATCCTGAAGTCGCTGCAGACGCTCGACGTCGGGGTCTCGTTCAACGCCGGGCTCGCGATCGTCGTGATGGCGATCCTGCTCGACCGGCTGACCACCGCGATCAGCCGCTCGAAAACCCGCCGCCCCTCGAGACTCCGGCTCCCCGTCCTCGCCGTGTCGGGCGTCCTCACGGTGTTCGCCGTATACCTCTCACGCACCTACCTGTGGGCCGCCGAGTTCCCGACCACGCTGGGTGCCACCGACATCAACATCGGAAACGACATCGCCCGCATCAGCGGAAACGCGGCCGAGTGGGTCACGCTGCACTTCTCCGACCTCACCGGGCAGCTGAAAGACAGCACCACCACGCTGCTCATCGACCCGGTGCAGACGCTGCTGGTCGAGTCGCCCTGGTGGCTCGTGGCGGCCCTGGTGCTGTCGCTGGCCTTCCTGCTCGGCGACCTGCGCACCACCGTGATCAGCGCGTTCTGCGTGGCCGGGTTGATCGGCAGCGGACTCTGGCAGGACAGCATGACCACCCTGGCCGCCACCCTGATCGCGACCGCCGCCACCATGCTGCTCGGCGTCGTGTTCGGCGTCTGGATGGCCCGCAGCCGCCGTGCCGACCTGGCCATCCGGCCGGTGCTCGACGCGCTGCAGGTGATGCCGCCGTTCGTCTACCTGGTGCCGTTCCTGGCGCTGTTCGCCGCGAGCCGCTTCACCGCCATCCTGGCCGCCGTGCTCTACGCGGCGCCGGTGGCGATCAAGGTGGTGGCCGACGGCATCACCGCGGTCTCCGCCACCACCGTCGAGGCGGCGACCGCCTCGGGATCCAGTGCCGGCCAGATCATCTGGAAGGTTCAGCTCCCGATGGCCCGCCAGGCGCTGGTGCTCGCGGCGAACCAGGGCATCTGTTATGTGCTCGCGATGATCGTGGTCGGCGGCCTGGTCGGCGCCGGCGCGCTGGGGTACGACGTGGTGGCGGGCTTCTCGCAGGGTGAGCTGTTCGGCAAGGGGCTCACCGCCGGGTTCGCCATCGTCATCCTGGGCATTCTGCTCAACCGGATCACTCAGGCCGCAGCAGAACGCCGGCGCGGCGCCTGA
- a CDS encoding ABC transporter substrate-binding protein, which translates to MKARRVGTGVAALALVLAGCGGATVESGSSGGSGSGGDCGTVNMAVNPWVGFEADVAVVKYVAEKELGCTVNTKDLTEEVSWQGFASGEIDVIMEDWGHPDLEKQYVDEQKVATKVGETGNVGQIGWFVPPWMAEKYPDITDWKNLNKYASQFKTSESGGKGQVLDGDPSYVTNDEALVKNLDLDYKVVYAGSEAALITAFRQAEEKKTPLLGYFYTPQWFLSEVPLVKVDLPAYEEGCDADPEKVDCDYPETPLLKFARTEFITSDSPAAKLVKNFSWTNDDQNLVAKYIAEDKLDYDDAAKKWVDANQAKVDAWIK; encoded by the coding sequence ATGAAGGCCAGGCGGGTCGGGACGGGCGTGGCCGCGCTCGCGCTGGTTCTGGCCGGATGTGGTGGCGCGACCGTGGAGTCCGGCAGCTCGGGCGGCTCGGGTTCCGGCGGCGACTGCGGCACGGTCAACATGGCGGTGAACCCGTGGGTCGGGTTCGAGGCCGACGTGGCCGTGGTGAAGTACGTGGCCGAGAAGGAACTCGGGTGCACGGTCAACACCAAGGACCTCACGGAAGAGGTCTCCTGGCAGGGATTCGCCTCCGGTGAGATCGACGTGATCATGGAGGACTGGGGTCACCCGGACCTCGAGAAGCAGTACGTGGACGAGCAGAAGGTGGCCACGAAGGTCGGCGAGACCGGCAACGTGGGCCAGATCGGCTGGTTCGTGCCGCCGTGGATGGCCGAGAAGTACCCGGACATCACCGACTGGAAGAACCTGAACAAGTACGCCTCGCAGTTCAAGACGTCGGAGTCGGGCGGCAAGGGGCAGGTGCTCGACGGCGACCCCTCGTACGTCACCAACGACGAGGCCCTGGTGAAGAACCTGGACCTCGACTACAAGGTGGTCTACGCGGGCAGTGAGGCGGCGCTGATCACCGCGTTCCGCCAGGCGGAAGAGAAGAAGACCCCGCTGCTGGGCTACTTCTACACGCCGCAGTGGTTCCTGTCCGAGGTGCCGCTGGTGAAGGTCGACCTGCCCGCCTACGAGGAGGGCTGCGACGCCGACCCGGAGAAGGTCGACTGCGACTACCCGGAGACGCCTCTGCTGAAGTTCGCCCGCACCGAGTTCATCACCTCGGACAGCCCGGCGGCCAAGCTGGTCAAGAACTTCAGCTGGACCAACGACGACCAGAACCTCGTGGCCAAGTACATCGCCGAGGACAAGCTCGACTACGACGACGCCGCCAAGAAGTGGGTCGACGCGAACCAGGCGAAGGTCGACGCCTGGATCAAGTAG
- a CDS encoding GcvT family protein, with amino-acid sequence MSGPRVVIIGAGVVGAALADELSERGWRDVTVLEQGVLPRPGGSTSHAPGLVFQTNPSKTMAQLAKYTMEKLVSLDLDGEPCFLQVGGLEIATTPERLAELHRRAGWATAWGIPASVITPAECSALWPMLDPSLVLGGLHLPTDGLAKAVRAVEAQLRRARSRGVTVLDRHEVLDVLVSEGRVTGVRTDQGDIEADIVVCCAGFWGPRIAAMVGMTLPLTPLGHQLAWTAPVPSLAGSSMEAARPILRHQDADLYYRENFEGLGIGYYGHRPMPVSLSELGTGEMPSVLPFTPADFEPAWAESARLLPDLASSSVSEGINGIFSFTTDDYPLLGPSPDVEGFWVAEAVWVTHSAGVGAAMAEWLVDGHCSSFDLHECDVNRFEKHQLTPDYVLARDCQNFVEVYDIKHPLQPMEEPRPLRTTPFYHRQQELGAVFLEASGWERPHWYQANAPLVAQYPSKVPDAWAARYWSPIVAAEAQHTREHVSMFDMTALKRLEVTGRGATDFLQSMFTGNVDKSVGSVTYGLLLDTDGGIRSDVTIARLGPDRYQVGANGALDEAWFARHLPADGLTQVRDITPGTCCIGLWGPLARSVLAPLTPDDVSAEGLKYFRAGQIRVGHVPVTAMRLSYVGELGWELYTTADQGQKLWDTIWAAGQEHGLIAAGRGAFNSLRLEKGYRSFGTDMTFEHDPWEAGLDFAVRLQKESFLGRSAVVSRREAVKRRLTCLLLDDSASYHQPLGKEPVFDGDACVGYVTSAAYGYTVNAPIAYAWLPSELSVPGQRVEIGYFDRRLPATVAAEPLFDPEMKRLRG; translated from the coding sequence GTGAGCGGTCCGCGCGTCGTCATCATCGGAGCCGGAGTCGTCGGCGCAGCCCTCGCCGACGAACTCTCCGAGCGCGGCTGGAGAGACGTCACGGTCCTCGAGCAGGGGGTGCTGCCCCGGCCCGGCGGCTCGACCTCTCACGCACCCGGGCTGGTGTTCCAGACCAACCCGTCGAAGACCATGGCCCAGCTGGCGAAATACACCATGGAGAAGCTGGTCTCGCTCGACCTCGACGGGGAGCCGTGCTTTCTGCAGGTGGGCGGGCTGGAGATCGCGACCACCCCGGAGCGACTGGCCGAGCTGCACCGCCGGGCCGGGTGGGCGACGGCGTGGGGCATCCCGGCGTCGGTGATCACTCCGGCCGAGTGCTCGGCCCTGTGGCCGATGCTTGACCCGTCACTGGTTCTGGGTGGTCTCCACCTGCCCACCGACGGACTGGCCAAGGCGGTGCGGGCGGTGGAGGCGCAGTTGCGGCGGGCCCGGTCGCGTGGGGTCACGGTGCTGGACCGGCACGAGGTGCTGGACGTTCTGGTCTCGGAAGGCCGGGTCACCGGGGTGCGCACCGACCAGGGTGACATCGAGGCCGACATCGTGGTCTGCTGCGCAGGGTTCTGGGGCCCGAGGATCGCGGCCATGGTGGGGATGACGCTGCCGCTCACGCCGCTGGGGCACCAGCTGGCCTGGACGGCGCCGGTGCCCTCGCTGGCCGGGTCTTCGATGGAGGCTGCGCGTCCGATCCTTCGCCACCAGGACGCCGACCTGTACTACCGGGAGAACTTCGAGGGGCTGGGCATCGGGTACTACGGGCACCGGCCGATGCCGGTCTCGCTCTCCGAGCTCGGCACCGGGGAGATGCCCTCGGTTCTGCCCTTCACCCCGGCTGACTTCGAGCCGGCCTGGGCCGAGAGTGCCCGCCTGCTGCCTGATCTCGCTTCCTCCTCGGTTTCGGAGGGGATCAACGGCATCTTCTCGTTCACCACCGACGACTACCCCCTGCTCGGCCCCTCGCCGGACGTGGAGGGTTTCTGGGTGGCCGAGGCGGTCTGGGTCACGCACTCGGCCGGGGTCGGGGCGGCGATGGCCGAGTGGCTCGTCGACGGGCACTGCTCCTCGTTCGACCTGCACGAGTGCGACGTCAATCGGTTCGAGAAGCACCAGCTGACACCCGATTACGTGCTGGCGCGGGACTGCCAGAACTTCGTCGAGGTCTACGACATCAAGCACCCGCTGCAGCCGATGGAAGAACCCCGGCCGCTGCGCACGACACCCTTCTACCACCGGCAGCAAGAACTCGGGGCCGTGTTCCTGGAGGCGTCGGGGTGGGAGCGGCCGCACTGGTACCAGGCGAATGCCCCGCTGGTGGCGCAGTACCCGTCGAAGGTGCCCGACGCCTGGGCCGCGCGGTACTGGTCGCCGATCGTGGCGGCCGAGGCGCAGCACACCCGCGAGCACGTCTCGATGTTCGACATGACCGCGCTCAAGCGACTCGAGGTGACCGGGCGCGGCGCAACGGATTTCCTGCAGTCGATGTTCACCGGCAACGTGGACAAGTCGGTCGGCTCGGTCACCTACGGCCTGCTGCTCGACACCGACGGGGGCATCCGCAGCGATGTCACGATCGCCCGGCTCGGCCCAGACCGCTACCAGGTCGGCGCGAACGGGGCGCTCGACGAGGCCTGGTTCGCGCGGCACCTGCCCGCCGACGGTCTCACCCAGGTCCGCGACATCACCCCCGGCACGTGCTGCATCGGCCTGTGGGGGCCGCTGGCCCGTTCGGTGCTGGCCCCGCTGACGCCGGACGACGTCTCCGCCGAGGGCCTGAAGTACTTCCGCGCCGGACAGATCCGTGTCGGCCACGTGCCGGTCACGGCGATGCGCCTGTCGTACGTCGGGGAACTGGGCTGGGAGCTCTACACCACCGCCGACCAGGGGCAGAAACTGTGGGACACGATCTGGGCCGCCGGGCAGGAGCACGGCCTGATCGCCGCCGGGCGGGGCGCCTTCAACAGTCTGCGTCTGGAGAAGGGCTACCGGTCGTTCGGCACGGACATGACGTTCGAGCACGATCCCTGGGAGGCCGGGCTGGATTTCGCGGTGCGGCTGCAGAAGGAGTCGTTCCTCGGTCGTTCCGCGGTGGTCTCCCGGCGCGAGGCCGTGAAGCGCCGGCTGACCTGTCTGCTGCTCGACGATTCCGCCTCTTATCACCAGCCCTTGGGCAAGGAACCGGTTTTCGACGGCGACGCCTGCGTGGGCTACGTGACGAGCGCTGCCTACGGGTACACGGTGAACGCGCCCATCGCCTACGCCTGGTTGCCTTCTGAGCTGTCGGTGCCCGGGCAGCGGGTGGAGATCGGCTACTTCGACCGGCGGCTGCCGGCCACGGTGGCGGCGGAGCCGTTGTTCGACCCGGAGATGAAGCGGCTGCGCGGCTGA
- a CDS encoding DUF2000 domain-containing protein, whose amino-acid sequence MSETETEIRFDTKIAVLLRDDLAAWQRLNVCAFLVSGITGGQPDLIGEPYADADGTGYLGMIRQPILVFQGSREVLTSAHTRALGRGLPMSIFTSELFTSGNDRDNRAAVAAVPRDKLDLVGLAVHGPKNGVDKVLKGAVMHP is encoded by the coding sequence GTGAGTGAGACAGAGACCGAGATCCGCTTCGACACCAAGATCGCCGTGCTCCTGCGCGACGACCTCGCCGCCTGGCAGCGCCTCAACGTGTGCGCGTTCCTGGTCAGCGGCATCACCGGCGGGCAGCCGGACCTCATCGGCGAGCCCTATGCCGACGCCGACGGCACCGGCTACCTGGGCATGATCCGGCAGCCGATCCTGGTGTTCCAGGGCTCCCGCGAGGTGCTGACCTCGGCGCACACCAGGGCCCTGGGACGCGGGCTGCCCATGTCCATCTTCACCTCCGAGCTCTTCACCAGCGGCAACGACCGCGACAACCGGGCCGCCGTGGCCGCCGTGCCCCGCGACAAGCTCGACCTGGTGGGACTGGCCGTGCACGGCCCGAAGAACGGCGTGGACAAGGTGCTGAAGGGCGCGGTCATGCACCCCTGA
- a CDS encoding helix-turn-helix transcriptional regulator — translation MADEAPQLTAWQPDVHGVREVLHARFGRHAYPMHAHDSWTLMLLDLGTVRYNLGREEHGSSTSLVTLLPPNVPHNGRATGPEGFTKRVVYLDDSLFAPGLLDAALRNPSLEDPLLRRRVHQLNVALSRRTESLEAASRLALIRERLHTSLGSSAGPGPSRAGLAHDLRDLLDANVVEGVALEDAAQTLHSHPTHLVRAFTREFGMPPHLYLTGRRVEKARRLLLSGETPAQAAVGAGFYDQSHLARHFRRMLGTTPGRFARRPA, via the coding sequence ATGGCGGACGAGGCGCCGCAGCTGACGGCTTGGCAGCCGGACGTGCACGGCGTCCGGGAGGTGCTGCACGCCCGGTTCGGGCGGCACGCGTACCCGATGCACGCGCACGACTCGTGGACGCTCATGCTGCTCGACCTCGGCACCGTGCGGTACAACCTGGGCCGCGAGGAGCACGGATCGTCGACGTCCCTGGTCACCCTGCTGCCCCCGAATGTCCCTCACAACGGGCGGGCGACCGGGCCGGAGGGCTTCACCAAGCGCGTGGTCTACCTCGACGACTCGCTGTTCGCCCCGGGGCTGCTCGACGCCGCGCTGCGCAACCCCTCCCTCGAAGACCCGCTGCTGCGGCGGCGGGTGCACCAGCTCAACGTGGCTCTGTCGCGCCGCACCGAGTCGCTGGAGGCGGCGAGCCGGCTGGCCCTGATCCGCGAGCGCCTGCACACCTCGCTGGGATCCTCGGCCGGTCCGGGCCCGTCGCGCGCCGGCCTGGCCCACGACCTGCGTGACCTGCTCGACGCGAACGTGGTCGAGGGCGTCGCCCTGGAAGACGCGGCCCAGACCCTGCACAGCCATCCGACCCACCTGGTGCGGGCGTTCACGCGGGAGTTCGGCATGCCGCCGCATCTGTACCTGACCGGGCGGAGGGTGGAGAAGGCCCGGCGGCTGCTGCTGTCGGGCGAGACCCCGGCCCAGGCCGCGGTGGGGGCCGGGTTCTACGACCAGTCGCACCTGGCCCGGCACTTCCGGCGCATGCTGGGCACCACGCCGGGCCGGTTCGCGCGCCGGCCGGCGTAG
- a CDS encoding aldo/keto reductase encodes MSLIPRTDLDVSPLCLGGNVFGWTADEQQSMAVLDAYTEAGGNFIDTAEGYSHWVPGNQGGESETIIGNWLARRGRRDDVIIATKLKDLSREGIRKGVEGSLRRLQTDYIDLYYAHYDAPDTPQEETAAAFGELVAEGKVRYPAASNFTADRLAGALRAADELGVPRYVGLQPHYNLVERDTVEGPLASVAAQENLALFPYYSLASGFLTGKYRTADDVEGRERGDRAGKYLDERGFRVLDALDRVAAAHEVPVTTISLAWLLSRPDVVAPIASARTVDQLPALLAAGEVELTEAEVAELTTASA; translated from the coding sequence GTGTCCCTGATCCCCCGCACCGACCTCGATGTGTCGCCGCTGTGCCTGGGCGGCAACGTGTTCGGCTGGACCGCGGACGAGCAGCAGTCGATGGCCGTGCTCGACGCCTACACCGAGGCGGGTGGCAACTTCATCGACACCGCCGAGGGCTACTCGCACTGGGTGCCGGGCAACCAGGGCGGCGAGTCGGAGACGATCATCGGCAACTGGCTGGCCCGGCGCGGGCGCCGCGACGACGTGATCATCGCGACCAAGCTGAAGGACCTGTCCCGCGAGGGTATCCGCAAGGGCGTGGAGGGCTCTCTGCGGCGTCTGCAGACCGACTACATCGATCTGTACTACGCGCACTACGACGCCCCCGACACGCCGCAGGAAGAGACCGCGGCGGCGTTCGGCGAGCTGGTGGCCGAGGGCAAGGTGCGCTACCCGGCGGCGTCGAACTTCACCGCCGACCGGCTGGCCGGTGCGCTGCGGGCCGCCGACGAGCTGGGGGTGCCGCGGTACGTGGGGCTGCAGCCGCACTACAACCTGGTGGAGCGGGACACCGTCGAGGGGCCGCTGGCTTCGGTGGCCGCCCAGGAGAATCTGGCGCTGTTCCCGTACTACTCGCTGGCGAGCGGGTTCCTCACCGGCAAGTACCGCACGGCCGACGACGTAGAGGGCCGCGAGCGGGGGGACCGGGCCGGAAAGTACCTCGACGAGCGCGGTTTCCGGGTGCTCGACGCGCTGGACAGGGTGGCCGCGGCGCACGAGGTGCCGGTGACCACGATCTCGCTGGCCTGGCTGCTGAGCCGGCCGGACGTGGTGGCGCCGATCGCGAGTGCCCGCACGGTGGACCAGCTTCCGGCGCTGCTGGCGGCGGGCGAGGTGGAACTGACCGAGGCCGAGGTCGCGGAGCTGACCACGGCCTCGGCCTAG
- a CDS encoding aldo/keto reductase → MEKRTLGRTGRSVGVVGLGAWQLGADWGSVSTHDALATLHAAVEAGVTFIDTADVYGDGRSEKVIGKLLKELPDAGLTVATKLGRRAEPFEPATFTKDNMKAWVDRSRSNLGVDTLDLVQLHCPPTPVYSTDKVFDALDSMVSKGRIAAYGVSVETCAEAITAIARPNVATVQIILNPLRQKPLEQVLPAAEAAGVGIIARVPLASGLLSGRYTEDTTFADDDHRTFNRSGEAFDVGETFAGVPFRAGVRAVRRLQQELSDDEGTLAQTALRWILDQPGVSTVIPGARNPDQARANAAAAELPELSDDVRGVIRLIYDEDIRPLVHNRW, encoded by the coding sequence ATGGAGAAACGGACGCTGGGCCGGACCGGCAGGAGCGTTGGTGTCGTCGGTCTGGGTGCCTGGCAGCTCGGGGCCGACTGGGGCTCGGTGAGTACACACGACGCGCTCGCGACCCTGCACGCCGCAGTCGAGGCCGGGGTGACGTTCATCGACACGGCCGACGTCTACGGCGACGGGCGCAGCGAGAAGGTCATCGGCAAGCTGCTGAAGGAACTGCCCGACGCCGGGCTGACGGTCGCGACGAAGCTGGGCCGCCGGGCCGAGCCGTTCGAGCCGGCCACCTTCACGAAAGACAACATGAAGGCCTGGGTCGACCGCAGCCGGTCGAACCTGGGCGTGGACACGCTCGACCTGGTCCAGCTGCACTGCCCGCCCACTCCGGTCTACTCGACCGACAAGGTCTTCGACGCCCTCGACTCGATGGTGTCGAAGGGCCGGATCGCGGCGTACGGCGTGAGCGTGGAGACCTGTGCCGAGGCGATCACCGCGATCGCCCGGCCGAACGTGGCCACCGTGCAGATCATCCTCAACCCGTTGCGCCAGAAGCCGCTGGAGCAGGTGCTCCCCGCGGCCGAGGCGGCCGGCGTCGGCATCATCGCACGCGTCCCTCTCGCCAGCGGCCTGCTGTCCGGCCGCTACACCGAAGACACCACGTTCGCCGACGACGACCACCGCACGTTCAACCGCTCGGGCGAGGCGTTCGACGTCGGCGAGACCTTCGCCGGCGTCCCGTTCCGGGCCGGGGTGCGTGCGGTTCGCCGCCTGCAGCAAGAGCTTTCCGACGACGAGGGCACCCTCGCCCAGACCGCCCTGCGCTGGATCCTCGACCAGCCGGGCGTCAGCACCGTCATCCCGGGCGCCCGCAACCCCGACCAGGCCCGGGCCAACGCGGCCGCCGCCGAGCTCCCCGAGCTCAGCGACGACGTGCGCGGCGTGATCCGGCTGATCTACGACGAGGACATCCGTCCCCTGGTGCACAACCGCTGGTAG
- a CDS encoding TetR/AcrR family transcriptional regulator, giving the protein MAGIGRPERRAGRGRGSGKFEQRRTELADAALKTLSELGYARTSLREIAQNSEFSHGVLHYYFADKVDLITYCVRQYKNHCMRRYDGIIATAVTASQLRHEFALAMAETLVRDGDLHRLWYDLRSQSMFDPAFRADVEAIDTGLQDMTWRVATRIGELAHVAPPFGPDVTYGILDGLFQQALLRHCAGDATAAESLIAAIDEVMARFMPLAPV; this is encoded by the coding sequence GTGGCCGGAATCGGAAGACCGGAACGCCGCGCGGGACGGGGTCGGGGCAGCGGCAAATTCGAGCAACGCCGCACCGAACTCGCCGACGCGGCCCTGAAAACGTTGTCAGAACTGGGATATGCCCGCACCAGTCTGCGGGAGATCGCGCAGAATTCCGAGTTCTCGCACGGGGTGCTGCATTACTACTTCGCCGACAAGGTCGACCTGATCACCTACTGCGTGCGGCAGTACAAGAATCACTGCATGCGCCGTTACGACGGCATCATCGCGACTGCGGTCACCGCATCACAGTTGCGCCACGAATTCGCCCTGGCCATGGCCGAGACCCTGGTGCGTGACGGCGACCTGCACCGGCTCTGGTACGACCTGCGCTCGCAGTCGATGTTCGACCCGGCCTTCCGGGCCGACGTGGAGGCGATCGATACCGGATTGCAAGACATGACGTGGCGTGTCGCCACGCGCATCGGCGAACTGGCCCACGTCGCGCCGCCGTTCGGCCCGGACGTGACCTACGGCATTCTCGACGGCCTCTTTCAGCAGGCGCTGCTGCGGCACTGCGCCGGTGATGCAACCGCGGCCGAGTCCCTGATCGCGGCGATCGACGAGGTGATGGCGAGGTTCATGCCCCTGGCTCCGGTTTGA